A window of the Lolium perenne isolate Kyuss_39 chromosome 7, Kyuss_2.0, whole genome shotgun sequence genome harbors these coding sequences:
- the LOC127311721 gene encoding signal peptide peptidase-like 2, whose protein sequence is MAVRRGLFLPVLFALLLLAGPGRAAADDASRSYRGNAASPGCSNKFQLVKVKNWVNGSEGTTLVGLTAAFGASLPATVNEARKAFSVLTDPLDCCSNVTTKLTNSIAVATRGGCPFTAKAENAQAAGAAGLLVINDSEELYAMVCNENDTSINVTIPVLMIPQSAGKNLKDLLDQGARVELQLYSPIRPVVELSAGFLLIMAVGTIVCSSLWSEFVACEQVDEHYNQLTRQEGPNSGTNHRQEKEIFEISAKGAAVFIVVASVFLLLLFYLMSSWVTWVLIVFFCIGGIEGMHSCLVTIFSRIFKEWGQKTVEVPFLGEVLTLSVGILPFCTVFAILWVVYRRSSFAWIGQDILGICLMITVLQMARLPNIRVASALLSAAFVYDIFWVFISPLIFHESVMIAVASGDSSGEAIPMLLRIPRFFDPWGGYDMIGFGDIIFPGLLVAFSYRFDRAGKKGILNGYFLWLTVGYAVGLFLTYLALFLMDGHGQPALLYLVPCTLGLIVVLGWIRGELPDLWNYGRRSENLVEQV, encoded by the exons ATGGCGGTGCGCCGCGGCCTCTTTCTGCCCGTACTCTTCGCCCTCCTGCTCCTCGCCGGGCCCGGACGCGCGGCGGCCGACGACGCCTCCAGGAGCTACCGCGGCAACGCCGCCTCCCCCGGCTGCTCCAACAAGTTCCAGCTG GTCAAGGTGAAGAATTGGGTGAACGGAAGTGAAGGCACCACTCTTGTTGGACTAACCGCAGCATTTGGAGCCTCCTTGCCAGCAACTGTCAATGAAGCTCGAAAGGCATTCTCTGTCCTCACGGATCCTCTTGACTGCTGCTCTAATGTGACTACAAAG TTAACAAATTCTATTGCTGTTGCAACACGCGGAGGATGTCCTTTCACTGCCAAAGCAGAAAATGCACAGGCAGCTGGTGCAGCTGGCTTACTGGTTATAAATGACAGCGAAG AGCTTTATGCGATGGTTTGCAATGAGAATGACACTTCGATTAATGTGACGATCCCTGTCCTAATGATACCACAGTCAGCAGGGAAGAATCTGAAGGATTTGTTGGATCAGGGAGCAAGGG TTGAGCTCCAGTTGTATTCGCCAATTCGACCAGTTGTGGAACTTTCAGCAGGCTTCTTATTGATAATGGCTGTAGGAACAATAGTCTGCTCCTCACTTTGGAGTGAATTCGTTGCATGTGAGCAGGTTGATGAGCATTACAATCAGCTCACACGGCAG GAAGGACCTAATTCTGGAACAAACCACAGACAAGAAAAGGAAATATTTGAAATCAGCGCCAAGGGAGCTGCTGTTTTTATTGTAGTAGCTTCGGTTTTCCTTCTCCTCCTGTTCTACTTAATGTCGTCTTGGGTCACCTGGGTGCTGATCGTGTTCTTCTGCATTGGTGGTATTGAG GGTATGCATAGTTGCTTGGTGACAATATTCTCTAG GATTTTCAAGGAGTGGGGACAAAAAACTGTAGAAGTCCCCTTTCTTGGGGAAGTCTTGACCTTGTCTGTTGGAATACTACCGTTTTGTACGGTCTTTGCCATTCTATGGGTCGTTTATCGGCGTTCTTCATTTGCTTGGATAGGCCAAGACATCCTT GGTATCTGCTTGATGATAACAGTGCTTCAGATGGCGCGCTTACCTAATATCAGG GTTGCATCAGCTCTTCTTAGTGCTGCATTTGTGTATGACATCTTCTGGGTCTTCATTTCTCCTCTTATATTCCATGAGAGTGTCATGATTGCA GTTGCTAGTGGTGACAGCTCAGGGGAAGCAATTCCAATGCTCCTAAGGATACCTCGTTTCTTTGATCCATGGGGTGGCTATGACATGATTGGCTTTGGTGACATAATTTTCCCTGGATTGCTTGTTGCATTCAGCTACAG ATTTGACAGGGCAGGCAAAAAGGGTATCTTAAATGGATATTTCCTGTGGTTGACGGTGGGATATGCTGTTG GCCTTTTCCTTACCTATCTTGCGCTCTTCCTAATGGACGGGCACGGTCAACCAGCGTTGCTATACCTAGTTCCATGTACATTAG GGCTTATTGTTGTGCTTGGTTGGATAAGAGGTGAACTGCCTGACTTGTGGAACTACGGGAGAAGATCGGAGAATTTAGTCGAACAAGTTTGA
- the LOC139833097 gene encoding protein MEI2-like 2 — protein MVMPRRGARGEKGAEARLLNIDELHKGTYDFFYLPIDFKNKCNVGYAFINMISPVHIISFYQAFNGKKWEKFNSEKVASLAYGRIQGRNALISHFQNSSLMNEDKRCRPILFHSNGPETGNQEPFPNGICIDMPLDGGAVASREPLGYEEDDNPNDKMAGESSMMGSL, from the exons ATGGTGATGCCGCGAAGAGGTGCTCGCGGTGAGAAAGGAGCGGAG GCTAGACTACTTAACATCGATGAGCTCCACAAAGGAACATATGACTTCTTCTACCTGCCAATTGATTTCAAG AACAAATGCAATGTCGGCTATGCGTTCATTAACATGATATCCCCTGTGCACATTATATCTTTCTACCAG GCGTTCAATGGGAAGAAATGGGAGAAGTTTAACAGCGAAAAAGTAGCCTCATTGGCTTATGGTAGGATACAGGGAAGGAACGCACTTATCTCACATTTTCAGAATTCAAGTTTGATGAACGAGGACAAGAGATGCCGCCCCATTCTTTTCCATTCCAATGGGCCAGAGACTGGAAACCAG GAACCATTTCCCAACGGGATCTGCATCGACATGCCTCTGGATGGTGGGGCAGTTGCCAGCAGGGAGCCCCTTGGCTACGAAGAGGATGATAATCCCAACGACAAGATGGCCGGAGAGAGTTCCATGATGGGAAGTTTGTAG